In Chaetodon trifascialis isolate fChaTrf1 chromosome 2, fChaTrf1.hap1, whole genome shotgun sequence, one DNA window encodes the following:
- the anxa5b gene encoding annexin A5b isoform X2: protein MASKGTVKASGNFNASADAEVLYKAMKGLGTDEDAILQLLTARSNAQRQEIKASYKTLFGKDLVDDLKGELGGKFETLIVALMTPPIAYDVTSLRNAIKGAGTDEKVLVEILASRTAQQVKEIVAAYRQEYDDDLEEDVSGDTSGHFKRLLVILLQANRQTGIQEGNVESDAQALFKAGEEKFGTDEQSFVTILGNRSAEHLRRVFDAYMKMSGYQIEESIGRETSGSLKDLLLAVVKCARSVPAYFAETLYYAMKGAGTDDNTLIRAMVSRSEVDMMDIRSEFRRMFARSLFSMIKGDTGGDYRKALLLICGGDDA from the exons ATG GCCAGCAAAGGAACTGTGAAAGCCAGTGGAAACTTCAATGCCAGCGCAGATGCTGAGGTCCTGTACAAGGCCATGAAAGGGCTGG GGACCGACGAGGATGCCATCTTGCAGCTGCTGACGGCTCGCAGCAACGCCCAGAGGCAGGAGATCAAGGCCAGCTACAAAACTCTGTTTGGAAAG GATCTGGTCGATGACCTGAAGGGAGAGCTGGGTGGCAAATTTGAGACCCTGATCGTGGCTCTCATGACCCCGCCCATCGCTTACGATGTGACATCCCTCCGCAACGCCATCAAG GGGGCAGGAACGGACGAGAAGGTCCTGGTGGAGATCCTCGCCTCCAGAACAGCTCAGCAGGTGAAGGAGATCGTCGCTGCTTACAGAcagg AGTATGACGACGACCTGGAGGAGGACGTATCAGGTGACACTTCAGGTCACTTCAAGAGGCTTCTGGTTATTCTCCTGCAG GCGAACAGGCAGACGGGGATCCAGGAGGGAAATGTTGAGAGTGATGCTCAG GCCCTCTTCAAGGCCGGAGAGGAGAAGTTTGGCACTGATGAACAATCATTTGTCACCATCCTGGGAAACCGCAGTGCAGAACATCTTCGTCGAG TGTTTGACGCTTACATGAAGATGTCCGGATACCAGATAGAGGAGAGCATcgggagggaaacatctggtaGTCTGAAAGATCTGCTTCTGGCCGTGG TGAAGTGTGCCAGGAGCGTTCCAGCCTATTTTGCTGAGACTCTGTACTATGCAATGAAG GGTGCAGGAACTGATGATAACACCCTGATCAGAGCGATGGTGAGCCGCAGTGAGGTGGACATGATGGACATCAGATCTGAGTTCAGGAGGATGTTTGCCAGATCTCTGTTTTCCATGATCAag GGAGACACCGGCGGTGACTACCGAAAGGCCTTACTGTTGATCTGTGGTGGAGATGATGCGTAA
- the anxa5b gene encoding annexin A5b isoform X1 has translation MLQASKGTVKASGNFNASADAEVLYKAMKGLGTDEDAILQLLTARSNAQRQEIKASYKTLFGKDLVDDLKGELGGKFETLIVALMTPPIAYDVTSLRNAIKGAGTDEKVLVEILASRTAQQVKEIVAAYRQEYDDDLEEDVSGDTSGHFKRLLVILLQANRQTGIQEGNVESDAQALFKAGEEKFGTDEQSFVTILGNRSAEHLRRVFDAYMKMSGYQIEESIGRETSGSLKDLLLAVVKCARSVPAYFAETLYYAMKGAGTDDNTLIRAMVSRSEVDMMDIRSEFRRMFARSLFSMIKGDTGGDYRKALLLICGGDDA, from the exons atgttgcagGCCAGCAAAGGAACTGTGAAAGCCAGTGGAAACTTCAATGCCAGCGCAGATGCTGAGGTCCTGTACAAGGCCATGAAAGGGCTGG GGACCGACGAGGATGCCATCTTGCAGCTGCTGACGGCTCGCAGCAACGCCCAGAGGCAGGAGATCAAGGCCAGCTACAAAACTCTGTTTGGAAAG GATCTGGTCGATGACCTGAAGGGAGAGCTGGGTGGCAAATTTGAGACCCTGATCGTGGCTCTCATGACCCCGCCCATCGCTTACGATGTGACATCCCTCCGCAACGCCATCAAG GGGGCAGGAACGGACGAGAAGGTCCTGGTGGAGATCCTCGCCTCCAGAACAGCTCAGCAGGTGAAGGAGATCGTCGCTGCTTACAGAcagg AGTATGACGACGACCTGGAGGAGGACGTATCAGGTGACACTTCAGGTCACTTCAAGAGGCTTCTGGTTATTCTCCTGCAG GCGAACAGGCAGACGGGGATCCAGGAGGGAAATGTTGAGAGTGATGCTCAG GCCCTCTTCAAGGCCGGAGAGGAGAAGTTTGGCACTGATGAACAATCATTTGTCACCATCCTGGGAAACCGCAGTGCAGAACATCTTCGTCGAG TGTTTGACGCTTACATGAAGATGTCCGGATACCAGATAGAGGAGAGCATcgggagggaaacatctggtaGTCTGAAAGATCTGCTTCTGGCCGTGG TGAAGTGTGCCAGGAGCGTTCCAGCCTATTTTGCTGAGACTCTGTACTATGCAATGAAG GGTGCAGGAACTGATGATAACACCCTGATCAGAGCGATGGTGAGCCGCAGTGAGGTGGACATGATGGACATCAGATCTGAGTTCAGGAGGATGTTTGCCAGATCTCTGTTTTCCATGATCAag GGAGACACCGGCGGTGACTACCGAAAGGCCTTACTGTTGATCTGTGGTGGAGATGATGCGTAA
- the uchl1 gene encoding ubiquitin carboxyl-terminal hydrolase isozyme L1 isoform X1 translates to MEWTPMEINPEMLNMLMSSLGVDESWRFVDVVGLEDEQLSAVPKPCCALMLLFPLTQQHESFRQQQADKVAGNSEVYFLKQTAVNSCGTVALLHAVANNKSKPTFATGSVLKKFLDETANMSADERAKHLEMNQAIRDAHNEVASQGQCMPEPDKVNFHFIAFVNVNGQLYEFDGRMNGPVKHKATKDETFITDAAKVCRGFMEREQGEVRFSSVALCRS, encoded by the exons ATGGAGTGGACCCCGATGGAAATCAACCCCGAG ATGCTGAACATG ctgatgAGCAGCCTCGGCGTGGATGAAAGCTGGCGCTTCGTGGATGTGGTGGGGCTGGAGGATGAGCAACTCTCCGCGGTCCCGAAACCATGCTGTGCCTTGATGCTGCTCTTCCCGCTGACACAACAG CACGAGtctttcagacagcagcaggcggACAAGGTTGCAGGAAACTCTGAGGTTTATTTCCTGAAGCAGACAGCAGTCAATTCCTGTGGCACCGTCGCCCTGCTGCATGCTGTGGccaacaacaaaagcaaaccaaCATTTG CTACTGGCTCTGTCCTGAAGAAGTTTCTAGATGAGACTGCAAACATGTCTGCTGATGAACGTGCCAAACACCTGGAGATGAACCAG GCAATCCGTGATGCTCACAATGAGGTTGCATCGCAGGGCCAGTGTATG CCGGAACCTGACAAGGTCAACTTCCACTTTATTGCCTTTGTCAATGTAAATGGACAACTGTATGAATTTG ATGGGAGAATGAATGGACCTGTGAAGCACAAAGCCACCAAAGATGAGACGTTCATAACG GATGCAGCCAAAGTGTGCCGTGGATTCATGGAAAGAGAGCAAGGCGAGGTCCGTTTCTCTTCTGTCGCTCTTTGTCGCAGTTAG
- the uchl1 gene encoding ubiquitin carboxyl-terminal hydrolase isozyme L1 isoform X2 — protein MSSLGVDESWRFVDVVGLEDEQLSAVPKPCCALMLLFPLTQQHESFRQQQADKVAGNSEVYFLKQTAVNSCGTVALLHAVANNKSKPTFATGSVLKKFLDETANMSADERAKHLEMNQAIRDAHNEVASQGQCMPEPDKVNFHFIAFVNVNGQLYEFDGRMNGPVKHKATKDETFITDAAKVCRGFMEREQGEVRFSSVALCRS, from the exons atgAGCAGCCTCGGCGTGGATGAAAGCTGGCGCTTCGTGGATGTGGTGGGGCTGGAGGATGAGCAACTCTCCGCGGTCCCGAAACCATGCTGTGCCTTGATGCTGCTCTTCCCGCTGACACAACAG CACGAGtctttcagacagcagcaggcggACAAGGTTGCAGGAAACTCTGAGGTTTATTTCCTGAAGCAGACAGCAGTCAATTCCTGTGGCACCGTCGCCCTGCTGCATGCTGTGGccaacaacaaaagcaaaccaaCATTTG CTACTGGCTCTGTCCTGAAGAAGTTTCTAGATGAGACTGCAAACATGTCTGCTGATGAACGTGCCAAACACCTGGAGATGAACCAG GCAATCCGTGATGCTCACAATGAGGTTGCATCGCAGGGCCAGTGTATG CCGGAACCTGACAAGGTCAACTTCCACTTTATTGCCTTTGTCAATGTAAATGGACAACTGTATGAATTTG ATGGGAGAATGAATGGACCTGTGAAGCACAAAGCCACCAAAGATGAGACGTTCATAACG GATGCAGCCAAAGTGTGCCGTGGATTCATGGAAAGAGAGCAAGGCGAGGTCCGTTTCTCTTCTGTCGCTCTTTGTCGCAGTTAG